Within the Fragaria vesca subsp. vesca unplaced genomic scaffold, FraVesHawaii_1.0 scf0510714, whole genome shotgun sequence genome, the region ACTATATTTATTCCtttttctacttcttcttccaaGTGCAGGATAACCCCAAGGGGTTGCGGGTTTTTTTCTACCAATTGGGGCCCTCCCTTCACCACCCCCATGGGGATGGTCTACAGGGTTCATAACTACTCCTCTTACTACAGGACGCTTACCTAGCCAACATTTCGATCCGGCTTTACCCAAACTTTTCTGGTTCACCCCAACATTCCCCACTTGTCCGACTGTCGCTGAGCAGTTTTTGGATATCAAACGGACCTCCCCAGAAGGTAATTTTAATGTGGCCGATTTCCCCTCTTTTGCAATCAGTTTCGCTACAGCACCTGCTGCTCTAGCTAATTGTCCACCCTTTCCAAGTGTGATTTCTATGTTATGTATGGCCGTGCCTAAGGGCATATCGGTTGAAGTAGATTCTTCTTTTTGATCAATCAAAACCCCTTCCCAAACTGTACAAGCTTCTTCCAAAGCATACGGCTTTCTGGATGTAGATGATGATATCTATACAGATggatcctatatatatacgtataaTTCTTATATCATATAATGAAGTACACATGAGTGGATATATAGGAATCAAAATCTGCCGAATAACTCATGTTATGATCTTCTACATCCTAGGTCTTCCCGTTCCTTCATCTGGCTTATGTTCTTCATGTAGCATTCAGACCGAATGACTCTATGAAATTACGTCGATACTTccacatattattattatgggTAACGTAGGAGACATCTCTATTTTTCCCCCGGGGAATCCTTAGAATTACCACTGCTTAGCTTTCAATTTGCCTCTGACCATCAAATGAAATGTGAATAACCCGTCCTCCTCTCTTTGAAACAAGGGGCGCTTCTGTAGGTGCTTGAAACAATTTTGTCTTCTCCATATTACTATATCTCTAGAGTCAATAATTTTATATGAGGAACTAC harbors:
- the LOC101292362 gene encoding 50S ribosomal protein L2, chloroplastic-like, whose product is MPLGTAIHNIEITLGKGGQLARAAGAVAKLIAKEGKSATLKLPSGEVRLISKNCSATVGQVGNVGVNQKSLGKAGSKCWLGKRPVVRGVVMNPVDHPHGGGEGRAPIGRKKPATPWGYPALGRRSRKRNK